A stretch of Exiguobacterium sp. BMC-KP DNA encodes these proteins:
- a CDS encoding tRNA (adenine(22)-N(1))-methyltransferase — protein sequence MMQMNVVLDQRLQKVVSYIPQGAILADIGSDHAFVPCFCVQQKKIERAIAGEVNEGPMEAAKGQVALVGLESQIDVRLGSGLSVLNPGEATAITIAGMGGTLIASILEEGKDRLSGKERLILQPNVDAVDVRNWLLTNSYALLSEAIVEENGKIYEILVAERGEETLYSEDDTIRQWELFFGPQLMRERAPEFVQKWQLEKQKREYILAQMKQGQATEILSEKIEAIEQLIQKMEEVTN from the coding sequence ATGATGCAAATGAACGTCGTATTGGATCAACGACTCCAAAAAGTCGTGTCGTATATTCCACAAGGAGCCATCCTCGCAGATATTGGATCAGATCATGCATTCGTACCTTGTTTTTGCGTACAACAAAAGAAAATCGAGCGTGCGATTGCAGGAGAGGTCAATGAAGGACCGATGGAAGCGGCAAAAGGACAAGTGGCGCTTGTCGGCCTCGAATCACAGATCGATGTCCGTTTAGGAAGTGGCTTATCCGTTTTGAATCCGGGAGAAGCAACAGCGATTACGATTGCTGGAATGGGTGGAACACTGATTGCCTCTATCCTTGAAGAAGGAAAAGATCGATTATCTGGTAAGGAACGATTGATTCTTCAACCAAATGTTGATGCAGTTGATGTTCGGAACTGGTTACTTACAAACTCGTATGCGTTGTTATCAGAAGCAATCGTTGAGGAGAACGGAAAGATTTACGAGATCCTCGTTGCGGAACGTGGAGAAGAAACACTGTATTCAGAGGACGATACAATACGTCAGTGGGAATTATTCTTTGGACCGCAGTTGATGCGGGAACGGGCACCTGAGTTCGTCCAAAAATGGCAGCTTGAAAAACAAAAGCGAGAGTATATTTTAGCTCAGATGAAACAAGGGCAAGCAACTGAGATTTTATCTGAGAAAATCGAAGCAATCGAACAATTGATTCAAAAGATGGAAGAGGTGACGAACTGA
- a CDS encoding Nif3-like dinuclear metal center hexameric protein, protein MANGNYVIEQFEAFAPKKFALEGDPIGLQIGTLNKEIKRVLVTLDVLESVVDEAIEKKIDLIIAHHPPIFSKLANVTDRSATGRIVSKCIKHDIAVYAAHTNLDVTPGGVNDWMAEALGLESCEVLAPTFEDTQYKLSVFVPTEAVERVSTALAQAGAGKDGEYSDCQFHVNGTGQFRPSTEATPYIGEAGQLEQVPEVRIETIVTELNQKQVIRAMKQAHPYEEVAYDLIRQERAAAQLGLGRIGRLPEAMTLRAFAEHVRKAFDVQNLRFVGDESRPIKKVAVLGGDGNKYVSTAAFAGADVLVTGDLYFHVAHDAMALGLAVVDPGHHVESVMKEGVVNELSRRFKEKKIDVELIVSTANTNPFQFL, encoded by the coding sequence ATGGCGAACGGTAACTATGTCATTGAGCAGTTTGAAGCATTTGCTCCGAAAAAATTCGCCCTCGAGGGAGATCCAATCGGTCTACAAATTGGAACATTAAATAAGGAAATCAAGCGTGTACTTGTGACACTTGATGTCTTGGAGTCTGTTGTCGATGAAGCGATCGAAAAGAAGATTGATCTCATCATCGCACATCATCCGCCGATTTTTAGTAAGTTAGCGAATGTGACGGATCGTTCCGCGACGGGACGGATTGTCTCAAAATGTATTAAGCATGATATTGCGGTGTACGCTGCGCATACAAATCTTGACGTCACACCAGGAGGGGTCAATGACTGGATGGCGGAAGCCCTTGGTCTTGAGTCTTGTGAAGTGTTAGCGCCAACGTTTGAAGATACGCAATATAAATTAAGCGTATTCGTACCGACTGAAGCTGTAGAACGTGTTTCAACAGCACTTGCACAGGCGGGAGCAGGGAAAGACGGTGAGTATAGTGATTGTCAATTCCATGTCAACGGAACGGGTCAATTCCGACCTTCGACGGAGGCTACCCCGTATATTGGAGAAGCGGGACAACTCGAGCAGGTTCCGGAAGTTCGGATCGAGACAATCGTGACGGAACTGAATCAGAAACAAGTTATTCGAGCAATGAAACAAGCCCATCCATATGAAGAGGTCGCTTATGACCTCATTCGCCAAGAACGTGCGGCAGCACAGCTCGGTCTTGGTCGGATTGGACGATTGCCAGAAGCGATGACATTACGGGCATTTGCAGAACATGTTCGCAAGGCGTTTGATGTACAGAACTTACGCTTCGTCGGGGACGAATCACGTCCGATTAAGAAAGTAGCCGTTCTTGGAGGTGACGGGAATAAGTACGTCTCTACTGCTGCTTTTGCTGGAGCGGATGTCCTAGTGACGGGCGATCTCTATTTCCATGTTGCTCATGACGCAATGGCACTCGGGTTAGCTGTCGTCGACCCGGGACACCACGTTGAATCAGTCATGAAAGAAGGCGTCGTCAACGAATTAAGTAGACGATTCAAGGAGAAGAAGATCGACGTAGAGCTCATTGTCTCGACAGCGAATACGAATCCTTTTCAATTTTTATGA
- a CDS encoding 4-hydroxy-3-methylbut-2-enyl diphosphate reductase: MLVKKISPRGYCYGVVDAMKLAQQAALNKDLPRPIHILGMIVHNAHVTREFESMGVITVDGPDRLEALETIQEGTVIFTAHGISPAVYARAAEKNLHVVDATCPDVTRTHDLIRQVVADDYEVIYVGKHGHPEPEGAVGVAPEHVHLIEKVEDIDELPPQLAHKKIIVTNQTTMSQWDVQALMEHVRKKYPHVEVHNEICNATQVRQEAVADQAGDCDLVIVVGDPRSNNSNRLAQVSFDIAGTPAHRIGDLTELDLNWLEGVTQVGVTSGASTPTPITKKVIDFLQQYDPADISTHDKTPFLELRRILPKVKIL, translated from the coding sequence ATGCTAGTAAAAAAAATCAGCCCCCGCGGCTATTGTTATGGTGTCGTCGATGCAATGAAACTTGCACAACAAGCGGCATTGAATAAAGACCTGCCACGTCCGATTCATATTCTTGGTATGATCGTTCATAATGCACACGTAACTCGCGAATTCGAGAGTATGGGTGTGATTACGGTCGATGGTCCTGACCGACTCGAAGCACTTGAGACGATTCAAGAAGGAACGGTCATCTTCACAGCACATGGTATCTCACCTGCTGTGTATGCTCGTGCTGCTGAAAAGAACCTACACGTGGTCGATGCAACATGTCCTGACGTAACACGCACTCACGATTTAATCCGTCAAGTCGTTGCAGACGATTACGAAGTCATTTATGTTGGTAAACACGGACATCCAGAACCTGAAGGAGCCGTCGGCGTAGCACCAGAGCACGTCCACCTCATCGAAAAAGTCGAAGATATCGATGAACTTCCACCTCAGCTTGCTCACAAGAAAATCATCGTCACGAACCAGACGACGATGAGTCAGTGGGATGTTCAAGCTTTGATGGAACATGTTCGTAAAAAGTATCCACATGTTGAAGTACACAATGAAATCTGTAACGCTACACAAGTTCGACAAGAAGCAGTTGCCGATCAAGCAGGAGACTGTGATCTCGTCATCGTCGTTGGGGATCCGCGTTCAAACAACTCGAACCGTTTGGCACAAGTATCTTTCGATATCGCAGGTACTCCGGCACATCGAATCGGTGATTTAACGGAACTTGACTTAAATTGGCTTGAGGGTGTCACGCAAGTTGGTGTCACGTCTGGTGCATCGACTCCGACACCGATCACGAAAAAGGTCATTGATTTCCTACAGCAATATGATCCCGCTGATATTAGTACGCATGACAAAACACCGTTCCTTGAACTACGACGGATTTTACCAAAAGTAAAAATTCTTTAA
- a CDS encoding sensor histidine kinase, translating into MESKKMMRSYFFQITAILFILLCLVISALAFTADRVTISRVEQQTEKQSEKSVEVSGNAIRDNIGNLHEEIMGLQLNVKNPDKLSQKIEESNLLDIDTGFKSLFYFDRKTKQITWFSSEDRRVPDSTIIKDDDFLQTLTSTDFHMSKLYTMESDAVTYMFVPVRDGNERVGVFGGGLSAMNSIIFRKSLESFDDQTIAYLFNSKKELLTTSSNLVTDEERLLSRSVIDRAFRSVEPSEIFSTNQDMYYFAKDLKVTDWKILVRTPRNVFYEPVYTTRQQYLIIAALTLVLSLIVGYLMSRQLTSPLLELVHKIERSSSPKPIVLERAGSNEVKTLVAAYNEYSQRMEHARLEQLSQQQTMLQQEKLVSLGQLAAGIAHEIRNPLTPVKMTLQLLAAEKDRDTEMLMLALSELDRANGMIQTMLDLSKGENNALQKSTIDLNELMKKLTYILEAEAHLYEADCKIYTPSFMPKIHASEEGILQILANCLRNALQAVAFKGSDGICHLHVHVYPEEVVFIIQDNGVGMDGEQIDHVGQAFKTSKVDGNGLGLFMSKQIVRDHKGKMIFDSKPGVGTTIQVHLPRKEQTE; encoded by the coding sequence ATGGAGTCTAAGAAAATGATGCGGTCGTATTTTTTTCAAATCACCGCTATCTTATTCATCCTGTTATGTCTTGTCATTTCAGCGCTTGCCTTCACAGCAGATCGTGTCACGATTTCTCGAGTTGAACAGCAAACGGAAAAACAGAGTGAAAAAAGTGTCGAGGTCTCAGGAAATGCGATTCGTGATAACATTGGAAATTTACATGAAGAAATCATGGGTTTGCAGTTAAACGTCAAAAATCCTGATAAGCTAAGTCAAAAAATTGAAGAATCAAATCTTCTTGATATTGATACTGGATTTAAAAGTCTTTTTTATTTTGACAGAAAGACGAAGCAGATTACTTGGTTCTCAAGTGAAGATCGTCGTGTTCCAGATAGTACGATAATAAAGGATGATGATTTTTTACAAACTCTAACAAGTACAGATTTCCATATGAGTAAGTTGTACACAATGGAATCCGATGCCGTCACATATATGTTCGTGCCAGTTCGAGATGGTAACGAACGTGTAGGTGTGTTTGGTGGCGGATTAAGTGCTATGAATTCGATCATTTTCAGGAAATCACTAGAATCTTTTGATGATCAAACGATTGCCTATTTATTTAATAGTAAAAAAGAATTGCTAACAACGTCGAGTAATCTTGTGACAGACGAAGAACGATTATTATCGAGAAGCGTGATTGATCGTGCCTTTCGATCCGTCGAACCATCTGAAATTTTTAGTACGAATCAAGATATGTATTACTTTGCAAAGGATTTAAAGGTAACGGATTGGAAAATTCTCGTTCGAACGCCACGAAATGTTTTTTATGAACCTGTTTATACGACCCGACAACAATACTTGATCATTGCAGCGTTAACACTTGTTTTGAGCTTGATTGTTGGTTATTTAATGTCAAGACAATTGACATCTCCTTTACTTGAGCTTGTTCATAAAATTGAGAGAAGTAGTTCCCCAAAACCAATCGTTCTCGAACGTGCCGGATCAAATGAAGTTAAAACATTGGTCGCTGCTTATAATGAATATTCACAGCGAATGGAACATGCGCGACTTGAGCAGTTAAGTCAACAGCAAACAATGTTGCAGCAAGAAAAACTAGTGTCACTTGGTCAATTAGCAGCTGGAATTGCTCATGAAATTCGTAATCCATTGACACCAGTCAAAATGACCTTACAGTTATTAGCTGCAGAAAAAGATCGAGATACAGAGATGTTGATGCTTGCTTTATCTGAACTTGATCGAGCGAATGGTATGATCCAGACGATGCTCGATTTATCAAAAGGAGAGAACAACGCTCTTCAAAAATCGACAATTGATTTAAATGAATTGATGAAGAAGTTGACGTACATCCTCGAAGCAGAAGCACACCTTTATGAAGCAGATTGTAAAATTTACACACCATCTTTCATGCCGAAGATTCATGCTTCAGAAGAAGGTATTTTGCAGATTTTAGCAAACTGTTTGCGAAATGCACTTCAAGCTGTAGCATTCAAAGGATCTGATGGGATTTGTCATTTACATGTACATGTCTATCCAGAAGAGGTGGTCTTTATTATCCAAGATAATGGTGTCGGCATGGATGGTGAGCAGATTGATCATGTAGGTCAAGCATTCAAGACGTCAAAAGTAGATGGAAATGGCCTTGGACTGTTTATGTCGAAGCAGATCGTACGTGATCACAAAGGAAAGATGATTTTTGACAGCAAACCTGGGGTTGGCACAACGATTCAAGTTCACTTACCTCGAAAGGAGCAAACGGAATGA